The DNA segment CCGCGTGACCGCCGCCGACCACAATGATTTCAAAATCACCGAAGCTCATGGTTCATCGAAGTACGGGTTCAATGATTGAAAGAAAAAAGGGGTCTAATGGTATGGTCCGCCCCGTTCCCAACGGCCTCGAAATGGGCCAAGATGGATTTCAGTCAACCATCAAACAGAGAACGGAGCGAACCATACCATTAGACCCCTTTTTTCTTTCAATAGTCTCGATCCGGGGAAGTACCTTTTTTCTTTCACTTATGAAAGCTCGGAATCACTCTCCGGAGTTTCCTGTTTTTCCCGATAATCACACCCTTCACGAACACACAAATGTTCGACACCCCAACGTTTGGTGATTTTCTCGGTCACGAATGGAGCGGCACATCTGGGACAGGGAATGGCGATCGGCTTGTTCCACAAGGCATTTTTGCATTCCGGATAGGCGGAACAGGAATAAAAAATCTTGCCACGGCGCGATTTTTTCTCCAGAAACTGCCCCTTTCCACACAAAGGACAGGTCACCCCGGTAGATTTTGGTTTTTCCAGCGGCTGGTTGTTGCGACACTCGGGATAGCCGCTGCACGCCAGAAACTTGCCGAACCGCCCCTCCTTGATCAACATGGGTTTGCCGCATTTTTCACATTTTTCCTGCGAAACCTCCGGCTCCGCCCGAACCTCGTCGCTGGCGCCGTCTTTTTTGATGTTGCGCGTAAAACGACACTCGGGATAATTGGAGCAGGCGAAAAACTTGCCAAACCGCCCCAGTTTGATCAACAAAGGCTGGGAACACTCAGGACAGGTTTCATTGGTGGTCTCCGAGGTGAAATCGGCACGGCTGGTGGTTTTTTCCTTGTCCTGAACCTGGACGATGAACGGATTCCAAAAACTTTTAAGAAGTGGCACCCACTCCTTTTCGCCCCTGGAGATGGCATCCAGATCGTCTTCAAGATGGGCCGTGAAATGAAAATCGACATAGCGGTTGAAATGTTCCACCAGAAACCGATTGACCACCATGCCGACATCCTCGGGAAAAAACTTTTTGCTCTCCAAACGGACATAACCGCGATCCTGAAGCGTCGTCATGGTCGGAGCATAGGTCGAGGGACGCCCAATGCCATAGCTTTCCAGGGCCTTGACGAGGGTCGCTTCGGTATAGCGTGGCGGGGGTTCGGTGAAGTGTTGCAGGGGTTCGATGCGCTGCATCGACAAGGTTTCCCCTTTTTCGAGGGGCGGCAACATGCCCCGGTCCTCTTCCTCCTCGTTGCGGTCCTGGGCCGACACTTCATCGCGTCCCTCCAGGTAGACCTTCATGTACCCGGGAAAACGAACCGAGGAACCGGTAGCGCGAAACCGATACGGGGCCTCGGGAGAGGAAGAACCAACCGACAGGGTTGCCGCGACATTGTCGATTTCAGCATCGGCCATCTGACAGGCCACGGTCCGTTTCCAGATCAATTCGTAGAGACGAAACAGATCTTTTTCCAGTGAATGACGCAGCTTGTCCGGAGACAGGGCAGGATTGGTAGGCCGGATCGCTTCATGGGCCTCCTGGGCATTTTTTGTCGAAGATTTGAATTTTCGTTCCGACTTGGGAAGAAATTCGCGACCAAAACGTTTTCCGACCACCTCGCGAAGCGCAGTCACCGCCTCCTGGGCCAGATTGACCGAATCGGTCCTCATGTAGGTAATCAGGCCGTAGGTATCGGCAACGCCAAGCGATTCTTCCTTGATCTCGACTCCCTCGTACAATTTTTGCGCACAGACCATTGTTTTTTTCGCCGAAAACCCGAGCTTGCGTGACGCTTCCTGTTGCAGGGTCGAAGTGATGAAGGGGGGAGAAGGTTTGCGACGGGATTGCTTCTTTT comes from the Magnetococcales bacterium genome and includes:
- the topA gene encoding type I DNA topoisomerase — protein: MRSVVIVESPAKAKTINKFLGQDYSVVATYGHIRDLPRKTGSVDPENDFFMHYEVVKQSGKHVTALVKEVKDAEEILLATDPDREGEAISWHVLEVFREKKIGLKNKAVKRVVFHEITRRAIEEAIANARDVDMNLVNAQQARRALDYLVGFNLSPLLWKKVRRGLSAGRVQSVALRLVCEREAEIQAFQTREYWSIEAQVAKKGTRDVHPFPARLQVAQGIKLDKFDIADKEQAEAIVRAIAGQDVTVAELEKKQSRRKPSPPFITSTLQQEASRKLGFSAKKTMVCAQKLYEGVEIKEESLGVADTYGLITYMRTDSVNLAQEAVTALREVVGKRFGREFLPKSERKFKSSTKNAQEAHEAIRPTNPALSPDKLRHSLEKDLFRLYELIWKRTVACQMADAEIDNVAATLSVGSSSPEAPYRFRATGSSVRFPGYMKVYLEGRDEVSAQDRNEEEEDRGMLPPLEKGETLSMQRIEPLQHFTEPPPRYTEATLVKALESYGIGRPSTYAPTMTTLQDRGYVRLESKKFFPEDVGMVVNRFLVEHFNRYVDFHFTAHLEDDLDAISRGEKEWVPLLKSFWNPFIVQVQDKEKTTSRADFTSETTNETCPECSQPLLIKLGRFGKFFACSNYPECRFTRNIKKDGASDEVRAEPEVSQEKCEKCGKPMLIKEGRFGKFLACSGYPECRNNQPLEKPKSTGVTCPLCGKGQFLEKKSRRGKIFYSCSAYPECKNALWNKPIAIPCPRCAAPFVTEKITKRWGVEHLCVREGCDYREKQETPESDSELS